In Anolis sagrei isolate rAnoSag1 chromosome 5, rAnoSag1.mat, whole genome shotgun sequence, the DNA window AACAATGCCAGGATCGTGTTAAGAAAGAGAGCTGCATATGATCACTCAGCTGAGTATTTTAAAGCTACTGTCAATCTTGTTGGCCCTCCCTAAAATCTTAAGTGTCTTCAAATGCTCCCAGACTCAAGAAGAGTGCAGAGGGGGAAAAGGTTGGCTAATTATGTAATCATGAATATGAAGCACATCATGAACGACTAACAGTCTTTGAAATCAATTGATTCAACATGGAGAAATTGAATGTTTACCTCAGTACAGTTTTCAATTGCATCTTGCCATTCTGATAATTTCAGTTTGCAGGCAGCAATGTTAAGGAAACAGGTCAATGCTGCAGTGTCCAATTTTGCTGAATCTGCCTCATCTGCTACTGCTTTGGAAGCTTCAACGTACCTGTATAAAAACAATTTATTGAATACGTTGGTATTGTTATGCAGCTAATTGGTGAACTGGAGCAGGTTAATATTCTTACATGTTAAAACAATATTGGTTGGATTCTGCCTGAGGTAGGGGACCCTAAAACATACTGAGTTCAATAGGACCCAAGTGCAACCCACTTATTTGGGATTCAAACTAGTGCTTCTAGAACTGATTTCTATTAAATAAATGGTCTCTCGTATGTTAAGACAAACTGAAACCAGGAAAGtctgtgcttatttatttattgtgtcagaagcaaattgagaatacttataatgtataaaaaaacacaaagttaacaacttggcattatgctaaatttcctttgactagaagctggccacttggagtacctctggtgtcgctgtgaggagGTCTTCCACTGGCAGGACTCGGACTGCATTGTAgttaagtggtctgtggtttgctcttctccacacttgcatgtcttagactccactttgtagccccatttcttaagattggctctgtatcttgtggacccagagtgcagtctgttcagccttccaagtcacccagttttttgtgtccccagagggagtttctcatccggaattagccattgattgaggttccaggtttttacctgccacttttggactctttcttGCTGAGGTGGTCCTGCAATCCTAGATcctaggaagctgtttcttgattgaaggtgttggtatgctggctgataaCTGAActgaggatgggctggagatgtcaatgccttcgtcctttcattgctggctgctacttcccggctgatataaggtggtgcaataccggctaaacaatataatttctccagtggtgttaaGCGTAGACATCCTGTCTCATTAGGAACCACATCCACTAtttcagtgtggtgagatgtattccatattgggcatgcttactcagcagccaagtagcaaagcacaagggcagatgtcttcactgtatctggctgtgatccccaggttgtgccagtcagctttcgtatgatattatttctaccacccactttttgcttgataatcaagcagtggtccttgtaagtcagagcacagtccaggttgactcccaggtatttgggtgtgctgcaatgcttcagaGGGATTCCTGTCTTATCCATATCTCATTTAAGCCTCTAGAACTGGTTGTATATAATTAATTATAGTGAAGGAAGCATAATAAAATTTTGATAGAACAACATTACCTTAAAGACTTGCTATATTTGTTAACTGCCATTGCCCAATTTTGAGATTTGAAGAAAGTATTGCCTATATTTTTGACGTCATCCGCTATAGTCACAATCGTGTCAACCTGCAACGATAACAAGGGAATTTTAATGATTTCTTAAGGTTATACCATTTtgtattcgggggggggggggggggggaggggttctgAGAAAACTTGCAAAATAAATTTCCAATGAGTCAACTTAAAAATTGACTCACATATTGATGGTTGATATGCCACAGCATGGAATTTAGAGTAAGTATAGGCAAGAACAttgaatctgggttgttgtgagttcccCGGGTtacatggccatgctccagaagcaatctctcctgacgttttgctcacatctatggcaggcatcctcagagttgtgaggtatattggaaactagacaaaggaggtttatatatctgttgaaggtacggggtgggagaaaaaactcttgtctgttggaggcatgtGTGAACGTTACAATtaagcaccttgattagcattgcaaagccttgcagcttcaaggcctggctaatTCCAGcgtggggggaatcctttgttgggggaatctagtttccaacacacctcacaacctctaggaatgcctgccatagatgtgggcaaaacatcaggagagaatgcttctggaacatggccatacagtccggaaaactcgcagcatcccacagattccggccatgaaagccttcaacaacacattgaacactGAATCTGTTATAGGTACCCATGATTAGAGCTAATGAAAGTTATATAAAAGGGCAGGAGTAAAGATATTGAAGGAATTGGCCACCATAACCTCTTATAGGACCAGGGTGAATATTTTGAGGTTGTGTGAATAAacactatttttatttcttctgaatctgctgccacaagcaATAGAAGTAAAAGCTTATCCTCCAGTCAGGCCTCTTTCCAAAACAATGGCAGGGATGTACACTGTATGCTAGAAAATATGGTTTTAACACATGCGTAGTAACATTAACATATGAAAACAAAGTAGGATACGTACGTCCTTTAAATCAACGTCAGCATCTTCAGGAAAGTCTGCATGGGTGTCTCCAGAACCATCCATAGGGGAGATTCCCCAGTTGTCACCTTCTTTTAGCTCTCCACATTCTGCAATGATACACAACTGCAAAAAAAGGGTTAGTAATATAGTTGTGTCATCAaatacatcagaaaacacacaaatgttTTTCAATTCAGCAGTTTTACACTTACTAGCATGGAATTTGCTTGAGTCCAATTCATAACTCAAAAAATGTCCTGTCTCTTTTACATATACAGAAGCAGCACACTAAAATAACTTTCTCTAAAGTTTTCTTGAAATAGAGTGGGTTGTGAAAATTTTTCAATTTAGTAACTAAATGGAACAGAATGGCTTCTTTTTGCAGGACAACATTTTACAGCACTTACAAGGAATATTTGCAGAAATGATGTCAAGTTTCATAATAATGGTGTCTTACTTTACCTTAGCAGgttcttcttccttcacttcaaCATCTTCTAGTAACTTTACAACACCCATGCCTTTGATCACCTGACCAAAGACCACGTGTTTCCCATCAAGGTGGGGAGTTGGCACAGTTGTGATGAAAAACTGGGAACCATTGGTGTTTGGTCCTGCATTCGCCATACTGAGCAAACCTGGCTGATCATGCTGTGAAAGAAAATGCCAATGTTAGTCTCACTAAAATTTCTCATTCCTAGGAAGTAAAATCATAGATGATCAGTCAAGAAATTCAAGGCAATATTACACTGCATTTTGTATTACAAACTTGTCAGTGAAATCTGTACTCTACTGAGGATGTTGTTTACAGGATCCTTTTACAGTATATACCTCACGAGGAAAAATCTATATCCAAGGGTATACCTAACCaaggattaaaccactgagctgctgaacttgctgacctaaaagttggtggttcaaatcaggggagcagggtgagctcatgctgttagttccagcttctgccaacctagcagttcaaaaacatgcaaatgtgagtagatcaataggtaccacttctgtgggaaggtaatggcgctccatgcaggccacatgaccttggagatgtctacggacaacgccggctcttcagcttagaaatggagatgagcaccatcctccagagtcggatattactagacttaatgtcaggggaaacctttacctttttttttattCAAAGGGTCTTTTTAAGCAGAGTAAACCAATCTTTTTGGTAATGGCAGTAAGTATTCAGACAGGTCTCCTGCTAATCATTGTGATTGCAAACCAAGGCAGGCAAAATCTGGCTTCAAGTAACCTGTTCCTCCAATGCTAGCAGTTTCTTCATGGCCTTTTCCTCCTGCCATCACTGACTATGCTAATATGCCCCATTCCATTAAAATTAATCTTGAGATATTTAAAATGTgaagaatttaatttttttaaaaacacatctcATTAGTGTTTAATAACTTTCCTCGTAAGAACTTAAACTAGAATTGCATTTAAACAGAATTGAAATGTTTACTGCAGTTAAAAATAGCTAAATTGGACATTTATACAATCATACTTCAGTTATAACTATTTTATACAGATGCATTCATAAATGGAAAGGCTGTATTGTGTTATGATAGCAAATGACAATTTTAATTCTCAAGCACATTACCTTGTAATGAAAGTTTTCATCTTCAAATTTCTCTCCATATATACTTTCTCCACCTGTTCCATTTTGATGTGAGAAGTCTCCACCCTGGATCATAAATTTCTTGATAACTACAAATTCAACACACAAAAGGACATTAAGGATAGAAAAGATTCCAGGATGCCACCCCATCAATCTGGCCCATAATAAAAGAGCTATGGATTCTTTAGTGGCTGAAAGCTCCATACAGGCATTTTCTCCTACCTAGAAATGGTCAGCACATTCTCAACTAAACGGCTGATGTTACATCGGAAAGATAGATGCATTTCAGATTATTTCAGCTACTTTAGGAAATGGTGTTTGGGGGGATCTTCTGGACTTAAGGGTGTCCTTTTTGCAGTTGTCTACCCTTTTTGCATACAGAAGCAGCATGCCAGAAAGGCCCTTACACACGTTCACCAAGAGGCGCACCAGAAAGAAATACTCATTTCTCATTCCTCAGACTAATTCAACACACTGTTGAAGAGACATATTTGGATTGAAACCTAGTGCTACAACTCTAGAAGGAACATGGGAGTCTGAAATCCGGTATGGCCTTGTGCAGCAGCAGACCTACTATGGGCTAAgctactgtatttacttgaatctaatgcactATCAAATCTA includes these proteins:
- the PPID gene encoding peptidyl-prolyl cis-trans isomerase D translates to MSHASPLAKPSSPSNPRVFLDVDVGGGRAGRIVLELFADIVPKTAENFRALCTGEKGIGPTTGKPLHFKGCPFHRIIKKFMIQGGDFSHQNGTGGESIYGEKFEDENFHYKHDQPGLLSMANAGPNTNGSQFFITTVPTPHLDGKHVVFGQVIKGMGVVKLLEDVEVKEEEPAKLCIIAECGELKEGDNWGISPMDGSGDTHADFPEDADVDLKDVDTIVTIADDVKNIGNTFFKSQNWAMAVNKYSKSLRYVEASKAVADEADSAKLDTAALTCFLNIAACKLKLSEWQDAIENCTEALAIDPANTKALYRRAQAWEATKEYNQALADLHKAQGIAPQDKAIQMEVQKVKQKIKNEKEKERAAYAKMFA